A region from the Pseudomonas sp. Teo4 genome encodes:
- the yidD gene encoding membrane protein insertion efficiency factor YidD, protein MRKLALVPIQFYRYAISPLMASHCRFYPSCSHYAYEAIENHGLLRGGWLAVRRLGRCHPWNDGGFDPVPPAPSSRTSSIAE, encoded by the coding sequence ATGCGTAAACTGGCACTCGTTCCGATCCAGTTTTACCGTTACGCCATTAGTCCTCTGATGGCCAGTCACTGTCGTTTCTACCCCAGTTGCTCCCATTACGCTTACGAAGCCATCGAAAACCATGGCCTCTTACGTGGTGGGTGGCTAGCCGTTCGTCGCCTGGGGCGTTGTCATCCGTGGAACGACGGTGGTTTCGATCCCGTTCCCCCCGCTCCTTCCTCCCGAACTTCTTCGATAGCCGAGTAA
- the yidC gene encoding membrane protein insertase YidC yields MDIKRTILIVALAIVSYVMVLKWNQDYGQAALPTQNAAASTAAPALPDGVPAGNAGASADVPSANAESTPAELAPVAVSKDLIRVKTDVLELAIDPVGGDIVQLNLPKFPRRQDHPDIPFQLFDNGSERVYLAQSGLTGVNGPDARAAGRPLYAAEQKSYQLADGQEQLVVDLKFSDNGVNYIKRFSFKRGEYDLNVTYLIDNQSGQAWSGNMFAQLKRDASSDPSSSTATGTATYLGAALWTASEPYKKVSMKDIDKGSLKENVSGGWVAWLQHYFVTAWIPAKSDNNVVQTRKDSQGNYIIGYTGPAISVPAGGKVETSAMLYAGPKIQSKLKELSPGLELTVDYGFLWFIAQPIFWLLQHIHSLLGNWGWSIIVLTMLIKGLFFPLSAASYRSMARMRAVAPKLAALKERFGDDRQKMSQAMMELYKKEKINPLGGCLPILVQMPVFLALYWVLLESVEMRQAPWMLWITDLSIKDPFFILPIIMGATMFIQQRLNPTPPDPMQAKVMKMMPIIFTFFFLWFPAGLVLYWVVNNCLSIAQQWYITRSIEAATKKAAA; encoded by the coding sequence ATGGATATTAAACGCACGATCCTGATCGTCGCCCTGGCAATCGTGTCCTACGTCATGGTCCTCAAGTGGAACCAGGACTACGGCCAGGCAGCCCTGCCGACTCAGAATGCTGCTGCCAGCACTGCCGCACCGGCCTTGCCGGATGGCGTACCGGCCGGAAACGCCGGCGCCAGCGCCGATGTGCCAAGCGCCAATGCCGAATCGACCCCTGCCGAATTGGCGCCGGTCGCGGTCAGCAAGGACCTGATCCGGGTCAAGACCGATGTTCTGGAACTGGCTATCGACCCGGTGGGTGGTGACATCGTCCAACTGAACCTGCCGAAGTTCCCACGTCGTCAGGACCATCCGGACATTCCGTTCCAACTGTTCGACAACGGTAGCGAGCGTGTCTACCTGGCTCAGAGCGGTCTGACCGGTGTCAACGGTCCGGACGCACGTGCTGCCGGTCGTCCGCTGTACGCCGCCGAGCAGAAAAGCTACCAACTGGCCGACGGTCAGGAACAACTGGTGGTCGACCTGAAGTTCAGTGACAACGGCGTCAACTACATCAAGCGCTTCAGCTTCAAGCGCGGTGAGTACGACCTGAATGTCACCTACCTGATCGACAACCAGAGCGGCCAGGCCTGGAGCGGCAACATGTTTGCCCAGCTCAAGCGCGATGCCAGCTCGGATCCATCGTCGAGCACCGCCACTGGTACCGCCACCTACCTGGGTGCCGCCCTGTGGACTGCTTCCGAGCCGTACAAAAAGGTGTCCATGAAGGACATCGACAAGGGTAGTTTGAAAGAAAATGTGTCCGGTGGCTGGGTTGCCTGGCTGCAACACTACTTCGTCACTGCCTGGATCCCTGCCAAGTCGGACAACAACGTCGTCCAGACTCGCAAGGACAGCCAAGGCAACTACATCATCGGCTACACCGGCCCGGCAATCAGCGTTCCTGCTGGCGGCAAGGTCGAAACCAGCGCCATGCTGTATGCCGGTCCGAAGATTCAGTCCAAGCTCAAAGAGTTGTCCCCAGGCCTGGAACTGACTGTCGACTACGGCTTCCTGTGGTTCATTGCCCAGCCAATCTTCTGGCTGCTGCAACATATCCACAGCCTGCTGGGTAACTGGGGCTGGTCGATCATCGTGCTGACCATGCTCATCAAGGGCCTGTTCTTCCCGCTGTCCGCCGCCAGCTATCGCTCGATGGCGCGTATGCGTGCCGTTGCGCCGAAGCTCGCCGCGCTGAAGGAACGCTTCGGTGACGATCGCCAGAAGATGTCCCAGGCGATGATGGAGCTGTACAAGAAAGAGAAGATCAACCCGCTGGGCGGCTGCTTGCCGATCCTGGTGCAGATGCCAGTGTTCCTGGCCTTGTACTGGGTACTGCTGGAAAGCGTCGAAATGCGCCAGGCCCCGTGGATGCTGTGGATCACCGACCTGTCGATCAAGGATCCGTTCTTCATCCTGCCGATCATCATGGGCGCCACCATGTTCATCCAGCAGCGCCTGAACCCGACTCCTCCGGATCCGATGCAGGCCAAGGTGATGAAAATGATGCCAATCATCTTCACCTTCTTCTTCCTGTGGTTCCCAGCGGGTCTGGTGCTGTACTGGGTTGTGAACAACTGCCTGTCGATCGCACAGCAGTGGTACATCACCCGTAGCATCGAAGCAGCGACCAAGAAAGCTGCTGCTTGA
- the mnmE gene encoding tRNA uridine-5-carboxymethylaminomethyl(34) synthesis GTPase MnmE yields the protein MNTVRETIAAIATAQGRGGVGIVRLSGPLAAKAGQLITGRTLTPRHAHYGPFRDEEGLVLDEGIALFFPGPNSFTGEDVLELQGHGGPVVLDMLLQRCVQVGCRLARPGEFSERAFLNDKLDLAQAEAIADLIEASSSQAARNALRSLQGEFSKRVHSLTEALIALRIYVEAAIDFPEEEIDFLADGHVLSMLDAVRSELSTVQREAGQGALLRDGMTVVIAGRPNAGKSSLLNRLAGREAAIVTDIAGTTRDILREHIHIDGMPLHVVDTAGLRDTDDHVEKIGVERALKAIGEADRVLLVVDSTAPEANDPFALWPEFLDQRPDPAKVTLIRNKADLSGERAGLEQCDDGHVTITLSAKGDDQGLQLLRDHLKACMGYEQTAESGFSARRRHLDALRQASTHLEHGRDQLTLAGAGELLAEDLRQAQQALGEITGAFSSDDLLGRIFSSFCIGK from the coding sequence ATGAACACTGTGCGTGAAACCATCGCCGCCATCGCCACCGCCCAAGGCCGTGGAGGGGTCGGTATCGTCAGATTGTCCGGCCCGTTGGCCGCCAAGGCTGGCCAGTTGATCACCGGGCGTACGCTGACGCCGCGCCATGCCCATTACGGTCCGTTCCGCGACGAGGAAGGGTTGGTACTGGACGAAGGCATCGCATTGTTCTTCCCAGGGCCGAACTCATTCACCGGTGAGGATGTACTTGAGCTGCAAGGGCATGGTGGGCCGGTAGTTCTGGACATGCTGCTTCAGCGCTGTGTTCAGGTCGGTTGTCGCCTGGCTCGCCCGGGCGAGTTCAGCGAACGGGCATTTCTCAACGACAAGCTCGACCTGGCCCAGGCCGAAGCGATTGCCGACTTGATCGAAGCCAGCTCTAGCCAGGCTGCACGCAATGCCTTGCGCTCGCTGCAGGGCGAATTCTCAAAGCGAGTCCACAGCCTGACAGAAGCTCTGATAGCCCTGCGCATCTACGTCGAGGCGGCAATCGACTTTCCTGAGGAAGAGATCGACTTTCTTGCCGACGGCCACGTGCTGTCGATGCTCGATGCGGTGCGCAGCGAGTTGTCCACAGTGCAGCGCGAGGCCGGGCAAGGCGCTTTGTTGCGCGATGGCATGACGGTGGTCATTGCCGGCCGGCCGAATGCTGGCAAATCGAGCCTGCTCAACCGTCTGGCGGGCAGGGAAGCGGCGATCGTGACCGATATCGCCGGCACCACTCGGGACATTCTGCGCGAACATATCCACATCGACGGTATGCCGCTGCATGTGGTCGATACCGCCGGCTTGCGCGATACCGACGACCATGTGGAAAAAATTGGCGTGGAGCGCGCTCTGAAAGCCATTGGCGAAGCCGATCGTGTCCTGTTGGTGGTGGACTCTACTGCACCCGAGGCCAACGACCCGTTTGCCTTGTGGCCTGAGTTCCTCGATCAACGGCCGGACCCGGCCAAAGTGACGCTGATCCGCAACAAGGCCGACTTGAGCGGCGAGCGGGCAGGGTTGGAACAGTGCGACGACGGCCATGTGACGATCACCTTGAGTGCCAAGGGTGACGACCAGGGTCTGCAGTTGTTGCGTGACCATCTGAAGGCCTGCATGGGGTACGAGCAGACCGCAGAAAGTGGTTTCAGCGCCCGTCGGCGTCATCTGGATGCGCTGCGCCAGGCAAGTACTCACCTGGAGCATGGGCGAGATCAGCTGACTTTGGCGGGTGCTGGCGAACTGTTGGCCGAAGACCTGCGTCAGGCTCAGCAAGCATTGGGTGAGATCACCGGGGCATTCAGCTCGGATGACCTGCTGGGGCGGATCTTCTCCAGTTTCTGCATCGGCAAGTAA
- the mnmG gene encoding tRNA uridine-5-carboxymethylaminomethyl(34) synthesis enzyme MnmG: MDFPSRFEVIVIGGGHAGTEAALASARMGVKTLLLTHNVETLGHMSCNPAIGGIGKSHLVKEIDALGGAMALATDKSGIQFRVLNNRKGPAVRATRAQADRAIYKAVVREILENQPNLWIFQQSCDDLIVEQDQVKGVVTQMGLRFFAESVVLTTGTFLGGLIHIGLQNHSGGRAGDPPSIALAHRMRELPLRVGRLKTGTPPRIDGRSVDFSVMTEQPGDTPIPVMSFMGNAEMHPRQVSCWITHTNARTHDIIASNLDRSPMYSGVIEGVGPRYCPSIEDKIHRFADKESHQVFIEPEGLTTHELYPNGISTSLPFDVQLELVRSIRGMENAHIVRPGYAIEYDYFDPRDLKYSLETKVIGGLFFAGQINGTTGYEEAGAQGLLAGTNAALRAQGRESWCPRRDEAYIGVLVDDLITLGTQEPYRMFTSRAEYRLILREDNADLRLTEKGRELGLIDDQRWAAFCAKRDGIEREEQRLKSTWVRPNTPQGQAIVDKFGTPLSHEYSLLNLLARPEIDYAGLIEATGGEVIDPQVAEQVEIKTKYAGYIDRQQEEIARLRASEDTRLPVDIDYTTISGLSKEIQGKLGQTRPETLGQASRIPGVTPAAISLLLIHLKKRGAGRELEQSA; this comes from the coding sequence GTGGATTTCCCTTCCCGTTTTGAAGTGATCGTCATCGGCGGCGGCCATGCCGGTACCGAGGCTGCGCTTGCGTCTGCACGCATGGGTGTGAAAACCCTGCTGCTGACCCATAACGTGGAAACCCTCGGTCACATGAGCTGCAACCCCGCCATTGGCGGTATCGGTAAAAGTCATCTGGTCAAAGAGATCGATGCACTGGGCGGCGCAATGGCGCTGGCTACCGATAAAAGCGGCATTCAGTTCCGTGTGTTGAACAACCGCAAAGGCCCAGCAGTGCGTGCAACCCGCGCACAAGCCGACCGCGCCATCTACAAGGCGGTGGTACGCGAAATTCTGGAAAACCAGCCGAACCTGTGGATATTCCAGCAGTCCTGTGACGACCTGATCGTCGAACAGGACCAGGTCAAAGGTGTGGTGACGCAGATGGGTCTGCGTTTCTTTGCAGAATCGGTGGTGCTGACCACCGGTACCTTCCTCGGTGGGCTTATCCACATTGGTTTGCAGAACCATTCCGGTGGCCGTGCCGGCGATCCGCCTTCGATTGCCCTGGCTCACCGCATGCGCGAACTGCCACTGCGCGTCGGCCGACTGAAAACCGGTACCCCACCGCGCATCGATGGGCGTTCGGTGGACTTCTCGGTGATGACCGAACAGCCAGGCGACACACCGATTCCGGTCATGTCGTTCATGGGCAATGCTGAAATGCACCCACGTCAGGTGAGCTGCTGGATTACCCACACCAATGCGCGCACCCACGACATCATCGCGTCGAACCTCGATCGTTCACCGATGTATTCCGGCGTCATCGAAGGTGTCGGCCCCCGTTATTGCCCGTCGATCGAAGACAAGATCCATCGCTTTGCCGACAAGGAAAGCCACCAGGTGTTCATCGAGCCGGAAGGCCTGACCACCCATGAGCTTTACCCGAACGGTATTTCCACTTCGCTGCCGTTCGACGTGCAGCTTGAGCTGGTACGTTCGATCCGTGGCATGGAAAACGCGCACATCGTGCGCCCGGGTTATGCCATCGAGTATGACTACTTCGACCCGCGAGATCTGAAGTACAGCCTCGAGACCAAAGTCATCGGCGGCCTGTTCTTCGCTGGCCAGATCAACGGCACCACCGGTTACGAAGAAGCTGGCGCCCAGGGCCTGTTGGCCGGGACCAACGCCGCTTTGCGTGCACAAGGCCGCGAAAGCTGGTGCCCACGTCGCGATGAAGCGTACATCGGTGTACTGGTCGATGACCTGATCACCCTGGGTACCCAGGAGCCGTACCGCATGTTCACCTCGCGTGCCGAGTACCGTTTGATCCTGCGCGAGGACAATGCCGACCTGCGTCTGACCGAGAAGGGACGTGAACTGGGTCTGATCGACGATCAGCGCTGGGCAGCCTTCTGTGCCAAGCGCGATGGTATCGAGCGCGAAGAGCAGCGACTCAAGTCGACCTGGGTACGACCCAACACGCCGCAAGGTCAGGCCATTGTGGATAAGTTCGGCACGCCGCTGAGCCACGAATACAGTCTGTTGAACCTGCTCGCACGCCCTGAGATCGATTACGCCGGGCTGATCGAAGCGACCGGTGGTGAAGTCATTGATCCACAAGTCGCCGAGCAGGTGGAAATCAAGACCAAGTACGCGGGCTACATCGACCGCCAACAGGAAGAAATCGCTCGCCTGCGCGCCAGCGAAGACACCCGCCTGCCTGTGGATATCGACTACACCACGATTTCCGGCCTGTCCAAGGAAATCCAGGGCAAGCTCGGCCAGACCCGCCCGGAAACCCTGGGCCAGGCTTCGCGTATCCCTGGCGTTACGCCGGCGGCGATTTCCCTGTTGCTGATTCATCTGAAAAAACGCGGCGCAGGCCGCGAATTGGAGCAAAGCGCTTGA
- the rsmG gene encoding 16S rRNA (guanine(527)-N(7))-methyltransferase RsmG, producing the protein MSSLVTPQHAEELSTGARQLGVELSAEQHEKLLGYLALLIKWNKAYNLTAVRDPDEMVSRHLLDSLSVMSFIHSDRQHWLDVGSGGGMPGIPLAILHPSKKVTVLDANGKKTRFLTQVKMELKLDNLTVIHSRVEAFQPPQPFSGIISRAFSSMENFTNWTRHLGDTGTQWLAMKGLHPADELVALPADFTVESEQALTVPGCQGQRHLLILRRKA; encoded by the coding sequence TTGAGTTCCCTGGTCACCCCGCAACACGCAGAAGAGTTGTCCACAGGTGCGCGCCAGCTCGGTGTCGAGTTGAGCGCCGAGCAGCACGAAAAGCTGCTGGGTTACCTGGCCCTGTTGATCAAATGGAACAAAGCCTACAACCTCACCGCCGTGCGTGACCCTGACGAGATGGTTTCGCGCCATTTGCTCGACAGCCTGAGCGTCATGTCGTTTATCCACAGCGACCGCCAACATTGGCTGGACGTTGGGAGCGGCGGTGGCATGCCTGGCATTCCGTTGGCTATCCTGCATCCGAGCAAAAAAGTGACGGTGCTGGATGCCAACGGCAAGAAGACGCGCTTCCTGACCCAGGTGAAAATGGAGCTCAAACTGGACAACCTCACGGTTATCCACAGCCGGGTCGAAGCCTTCCAACCGCCGCAACCGTTCAGCGGAATCATCTCCCGCGCCTTCAGCAGCATGGAGAACTTCACCAACTGGACCCGCCATCTGGGCGACACCGGGACGCAATGGCTTGCAATGAAGGGGCTGCATCCTGCCGATGAACTGGTAGCATTGCCCGCAGACTTCACAGTGGAAAGCGAGCAGGCCCTGACCGTTCCAGGTTGCCAGGGCCAGCGCCATCTGCTGATACTGCGCCGCAAGGCATGA
- a CDS encoding ParA family protein, whose protein sequence is MAKVFAIANQKGGVGKTTTCINLAASLAATKRRVLLIDLDPQGNATMGSGVDKHELEHSVYDLLIGECDLAQAMHYSEHGGFQLLPANRDLTAAEVVLLEMQVKESRLRNALAPIRENYDYILIDCPPSLSMLTLNALVASDGVIIPMQCEYYALEGLSDLVDNIKRIAARLNPALKIEGLLRTMYDPRLSLNNDVSAQLKEHFGEQLYDTVIPRNIRLAEAPSFGMPALAYDKQSRGALAYLALAGELVRRQRRQSRTAQTT, encoded by the coding sequence ATGGCTAAGGTATTCGCAATCGCGAACCAGAAAGGTGGTGTGGGCAAGACCACCACCTGTATCAATCTTGCAGCATCGCTGGCTGCGACCAAGCGTCGTGTGCTGCTGATCGACCTCGATCCGCAGGGCAACGCCACCATGGGCAGCGGTGTGGACAAACATGAACTCGAGCACTCGGTCTATGACCTGTTGATCGGGGAATGCGACCTTGCCCAGGCCATGCACTACTCCGAGCACGGCGGCTTCCAGCTGCTGCCGGCCAACCGCGACCTGACCGCCGCGGAAGTGGTGCTGCTTGAAATGCAGGTCAAGGAGAGCCGCCTGCGCAATGCCCTGGCGCCGATCCGCGAAAATTACGATTACATCCTCATCGATTGCCCGCCGTCGCTGTCGATGCTGACGCTCAACGCCCTGGTCGCCTCCGATGGCGTGATTATCCCGATGCAGTGCGAGTACTACGCGCTGGAAGGTCTCAGTGACCTTGTGGATAACATCAAGCGCATTGCCGCTCGTCTGAATCCGGCGCTGAAAATCGAGGGCTTGCTGCGGACCATGTACGACCCGCGCCTGAGCCTGAACAACGATGTTTCGGCGCAGCTCAAGGAACACTTCGGCGAGCAGCTGTACGATACGGTCATTCCGCGCAACATCCGCCTGGCCGAAGCACCGAGCTTTGGCATGCCAGCGTTGGCCTACGACAAGCAATCGCGTGGCGCACTGGCCTATCTGGCCCTGGCCGGGGAACTGGTACGCCGTCAACGCCGTCAATCACGCACTGCACAAACAACTTAA
- a CDS encoding ParB/RepB/Spo0J family partition protein produces the protein MAVKKRGLGRGLDALLSGPSVSALEAQAVKIDQKELQHLPVELIQRGKYQPRRDMDPEALEELAHSIRNHGVMQPIVVRPIDGNRYEIIAGERRWRATQQAGLDTIPAMVREVPDEAAIAMALIENIQREDLNPLEEALALQRLQQEFELTQQQVADAVGKSRVTVANLLRLISLPEVIKTMLAHGDLEMGHARALLGLEEDRQEEGARHVVARGLTVRQTEALVRQWLNGKPDPVEPSKPDPDIERLEQRLAERLGSPVQIRHGNKGKGQLVIRYNSLDELQGVLAHIR, from the coding sequence ATGGCCGTTAAGAAACGGGGTCTCGGACGTGGGTTGGATGCACTGCTAAGTGGTCCTTCCGTCAGCGCGCTTGAAGCGCAGGCTGTCAAGATCGACCAGAAAGAACTGCAACACCTGCCAGTCGAGCTGATCCAGCGCGGCAAGTACCAGCCGCGCCGCGACATGGATCCGGAGGCGCTGGAAGAGCTGGCGCACTCGATTCGCAACCATGGCGTCATGCAGCCGATCGTGGTTCGCCCGATCGACGGCAACCGCTATGAAATCATCGCCGGTGAGCGCCGCTGGCGCGCCACCCAGCAGGCTGGCCTGGACACCATCCCGGCCATGGTTCGCGAAGTGCCCGATGAAGCTGCCATCGCCATGGCGCTGATCGAGAACATCCAGCGCGAGGACCTCAACCCGCTGGAAGAAGCCCTCGCCCTGCAGCGCCTGCAGCAGGAGTTCGAGCTGACTCAGCAACAAGTGGCCGACGCCGTGGGCAAGTCGCGGGTGACCGTGGCCAACCTGCTGCGCCTGATCTCGCTGCCGGAAGTCATCAAGACCATGCTTGCTCACGGCGACCTGGAGATGGGCCACGCCCGTGCCTTGCTCGGTCTGGAGGAAGATCGTCAGGAGGAGGGGGCGCGTCATGTTGTCGCACGTGGCCTGACCGTGCGCCAAACTGAGGCACTGGTACGTCAGTGGCTCAATGGCAAACCTGATCCGGTCGAACCGAGCAAACCTGATCCGGACATCGAGCGCCTTGAACAGCGGCTCGCAGAGCGCCTGGGCTCCCCCGTGCAGATTCGTCACGGCAACAAGGGCAAAGGCCAGTTGGTTATTCGTTATAACTCGCTTGACGAGTTGCAAGGCGTGCTTGCTCACATCCGCTGA
- a CDS encoding F0F1 ATP synthase subunit I encodes MEIRTPNRLPFHRWAVFPVLLAQFVVLLLATLVLWQWKGAVSGYSGLCGGLIAWLPNMYFAWKAFRYSGARAAQAIVKSFYAGEAGKMILTAVLFALTFAGVKPLAPLAVFGVFVLTLLVSWFAPLLMNKRLSRP; translated from the coding sequence ATGGAAATCCGCACGCCAAACCGCTTGCCTTTCCATCGCTGGGCGGTTTTTCCGGTACTGCTGGCTCAATTTGTCGTACTGCTACTGGCAACACTGGTGTTGTGGCAGTGGAAAGGGGCGGTCAGTGGATATTCAGGTCTCTGCGGAGGTTTGATTGCCTGGCTACCCAATATGTATTTCGCCTGGAAGGCTTTTCGCTACAGCGGAGCCCGGGCGGCGCAGGCCATCGTCAAGTCGTTTTACGCGGGCGAGGCAGGCAAGATGATTTTGACGGCAGTGTTATTTGCACTGACCTTCGCAGGAGTGAAGCCATTGGCGCCGTTAGCAGTATTCGGCGTCTTCGTGCTGACCCTTTTGGTCAGCTGGTTCGCGCCCCTGCTGATGAATAAAAGACTTTCGAGACCTTAG
- the atpB gene encoding F0F1 ATP synthase subunit A — protein MAAETASGYIQHHLQNLTYGQLPDGSWGFAHSAAEAKAMGFWAFHLDTLGWSVALGLIFLFIFRMAAKKATSGQPGGLQNFVEVLVDFVNGSVKDSFHGRSPVIAPLALTIFVWVFLMNAIDLVPVDWIPQLAILISGDPHIPFRAVSTTDPNATLAMAFSVFALIIFYSIKVKGLGGFIGELTLHPFGSKNIFVQILLIPVNFLLEFVTLIAKPISLALRLFGNMYAGELVFILIAVMFGAGILWLSGLGIVLQWAWAVFHILIITLQAFIFMMLTIVYLSMAHEDNH, from the coding sequence ATGGCAGCAGAAACCGCTTCGGGCTATATCCAGCACCACTTGCAGAACCTGACCTACGGTCAACTACCAGACGGCAGCTGGGGCTTCGCCCATTCGGCTGCAGAAGCCAAAGCTATGGGCTTCTGGGCGTTCCACCTGGACACCCTGGGCTGGTCCGTTGCGCTGGGTCTGATTTTCCTGTTCATCTTCCGCATGGCGGCGAAGAAAGCGACTTCCGGTCAACCCGGCGGTCTGCAGAACTTCGTCGAAGTGCTGGTCGACTTCGTCAACGGCAGCGTGAAGGACTCCTTCCACGGCCGTAGCCCAGTGATCGCCCCACTGGCGCTGACCATTTTCGTCTGGGTATTCCTGATGAACGCCATCGACCTGGTACCGGTCGACTGGATTCCTCAGCTGGCCATCCTGATCTCCGGTGACCCGCACATTCCGTTCCGCGCGGTATCGACCACCGACCCGAACGCGACCCTGGCCATGGCCTTCAGCGTGTTCGCCCTGATCATCTTCTACAGCATCAAGGTCAAGGGCCTGGGTGGCTTCATCGGTGAGCTGACCCTGCACCCGTTCGGCAGCAAGAACATCTTCGTTCAGATCCTGCTGATCCCTGTGAACTTCCTGCTGGAATTCGTCACCCTGATCGCCAAGCCGATCTCGCTGGCACTGCGTCTGTTCGGCAACATGTACGCCGGCGAACTGGTGTTCATCCTGATCGCCGTGATGTTCGGCGCCGGCATCCTCTGGCTCAGCGGCCTGGGTATCGTGCTGCAATGGGCGTGGGCTGTGTTCCACATCCTGATCATCACCCTGCAAGCCTTCATCTTCATGATGCTTACCATCGTCTACCTGTCGATGGCTCACGAAGATAACCATTAA
- the atpE gene encoding F0F1 ATP synthase subunit C → METVVGLTAIAVALLIGLGALGTAIGFGLLGGKFLEGAARQPEMVPMLQVKMFIVAGLLDAVTMIGVGIALFFTFANPFVGQIAG, encoded by the coding sequence ATGGAAACTGTAGTTGGTCTGACCGCTATCGCTGTTGCTCTGCTGATCGGCCTGGGTGCTCTGGGTACCGCCATTGGTTTCGGCCTGCTGGGCGGCAAGTTCCTGGAAGGCGCTGCTCGTCAGCCTGAGATGGTTCCGATGCTGCAGGTCAAAATGTTCATCGTTGCCGGTCTGCTCGACGCCGTAACCATGATCGGTGTTGGTATCGCTCTGTTCTTCACCTTCGCGAATCCGTTCGTTGGTCAGATCGCCGGCTAA
- a CDS encoding F0F1 ATP synthase subunit B: MNINATLIGQSVAFLIFVLFCMKYVWPPVITALQERQKKIADGLDAANRAARDLELAQEKVGQQLREAKAQAAEIIEQSKKRAAQLVEEARDQARVEADRVKAQALAEIEQELNSAKDALRAQVGALAVGGAEKILGATIDQNAHAELVNKLAAEI; the protein is encoded by the coding sequence GTGAACATTAATGCAACCCTGATTGGCCAATCCGTTGCCTTCCTGATTTTTGTACTCTTCTGCATGAAGTACGTATGGCCTCCGGTCATCACTGCTCTGCAAGAGCGCCAAAAGAAGATTGCCGACGGCTTGGACGCTGCCAACCGCGCAGCTCGCGACCTGGAGCTGGCCCAAGAGAAAGTGGGTCAGCAACTGCGTGAAGCTAAAGCACAAGCAGCCGAAATCATTGAGCAAAGCAAGAAACGCGCTGCTCAGCTTGTCGAGGAAGCCCGTGATCAGGCCCGCGTCGAAGCTGACCGTGTGAAGGCTCAGGCTCTGGCCGAGATCGAACAGGAACTGAACAGTGCTAAAGACGCCCTGCGTGCCCAAGTGGGTGCTCTGGCCGTTGGTGGTGCTGAAAAGATCCTTGGCGCCACAATCGATCAAAACGCGCATGCGGAGCTGGTTAACAAACTGGCCGCTGAAATTTAA